In Methanococcoides sp. LMO-2, a single window of DNA contains:
- the mcrA gene encoding coenzyme-B sulfoethylthiotransferase subunit alpha, translated as MADDRKRLFQKELEVKFTKEHGDNKMEGGEITDKKVTYYRLGVDQNPRKVEMKKAGQEMAKARGLVGYNPMMHCGGIPLGQRAITPSFVSGTDIMVETDDLHYVNNAAMQQMWDDIRRTTIVGMDMAHETLEKRLGIEVTPETINHYLEVLNHALPGGAVVQEHMVETHPALVDDCYVKIFTGDDELADEIDSQFLIDINKQFPEDQAEALKAAIGKTTWQAAHIPTVVSRTTDGAQTSRWMAMQVGMSFIAAYNMCAGEAAVADLSYAAKHAGVISMGDMLPARRARGPNEPGGISFGHMADIIQTSRVDAEDPAHVALEVVGGGCMLYDQIWLGSYMSGGVGFTQYATAAYTNNILDDNLYYNVDYINDKYDGAANKGTDNKVKATMDVVKDIATESTIYGLENYEKYPTALEDHFGGSQRATMLSAAAGSATALATGNGNAGLSAWYLSMYLHKEAHGRLGFFGYDLQDQCGATNVFSFQSDEGLPVELRGPNYPNYAMNVGHQGGYTAIASAAHAGRGDAWAVNPLIKVCFADDLLPFDFTAPRKEFGRGAIREFEPAGERSLIIPAK; from the coding sequence ATGGCAGATGATAGAAAGAGACTGTTCCAGAAAGAATTAGAAGTTAAATTCACAAAAGAACACGGCGACAACAAGATGGAAGGCGGAGAGATCACTGACAAGAAAGTGACATACTACCGTCTTGGTGTTGACCAGAACCCAAGAAAAGTCGAGATGAAGAAAGCTGGCCAGGAAATGGCTAAAGCTAGAGGACTCGTTGGTTACAACCCAATGATGCACTGTGGTGGTATCCCACTCGGTCAGAGAGCAATCACACCATCCTTCGTTTCCGGTACTGACATTATGGTCGAGACCGATGACCTCCACTACGTCAACAACGCTGCAATGCAGCAGATGTGGGATGACATCAGAAGAACCACAATTGTCGGTATGGACATGGCTCACGAGACACTCGAGAAGCGTCTCGGTATCGAAGTCACACCAGAAACAATCAACCACTACCTTGAAGTGCTCAACCACGCACTCCCTGGTGGAGCAGTTGTTCAGGAGCACATGGTCGAAACACACCCAGCTCTTGTAGATGACTGTTACGTGAAGATCTTCACTGGTGACGACGAACTTGCAGATGAGATCGACAGTCAGTTCCTCATCGACATCAACAAGCAGTTCCCAGAGGACCAGGCAGAAGCACTCAAAGCAGCTATCGGAAAGACAACCTGGCAGGCAGCACACATCCCAACCGTTGTAAGCAGAACAACAGATGGTGCACAGACCTCAAGGTGGATGGCAATGCAGGTCGGTATGTCCTTCATCGCAGCATACAACATGTGTGCTGGTGAAGCAGCAGTAGCGGACCTTTCATACGCAGCAAAGCACGCTGGTGTTATCTCAATGGGTGACATGCTTCCAGCAAGACGTGCACGTGGTCCAAACGAGCCTGGTGGAATTTCCTTCGGTCACATGGCAGATATCATCCAGACAAGCCGTGTTGACGCAGAAGACCCAGCACACGTAGCTCTCGAGGTAGTCGGTGGAGGATGTATGCTCTACGATCAGATCTGGCTCGGTTCCTACATGTCTGGTGGTGTCGGATTCACACAGTATGCAACCGCTGCATACACCAACAACATCCTTGACGACAACCTGTACTACAACGTTGACTACATCAACGACAAGTACGACGGTGCAGCAAACAAGGGTACCGACAACAAGGTCAAGGCAACAATGGATGTTGTCAAGGACATCGCAACAGAGTCCACAATCTATGGTCTCGAGAACTACGAGAAGTACCCAACAGCACTCGAAGACCACTTCGGTGGATCCCAGAGAGCAACAATGCTCTCCGCAGCAGCAGGTAGTGCAACAGCACTCGCAACCGGAAACGGAAACGCTGGTCTTTCCGCATGGTACCTTTCAATGTACCTGCACAAGGAAGCACACGGACGTCTTGGTTTCTTCGGATACGACCTGCAGGACCAGTGTGGTGCTACAAACGTATTCTCCTTCCAGTCCGACGAAGGTCTGCCTGTTGAGCTCCGTGGTCCAAACTACCCTAACTACGCAATGAACGTAGGTCACCAGGGTGGTTACACCGCAATCGCTTCAGCAGCACACGCTGGACGTGGAGATGCATGGGCAGTCAACCCACTGATCAAGGTCTGCTTCGCAGATGACCTTCTCCCATTCGACTTTACCGCACCAAGGAAAGAGTTTGGAAGAGGCGCAATCAGAGAGTTCGAGCCAGCTGGTGAGAGATCACTCATCATCCCAGCAAAATAA
- a CDS encoding glutamate-5-semialdehyde dehydrogenase: protein MATEIEKKVMEAKIASITLASVDTRTKDRALEAMANALDENRDRILEANKADLEEAEKMMAEGKLSQALVDRLKVSNSKIDGMISGIRDVIKLEDPSGKTLRTLELDTGLDLYQVSCPIGLIGVIFESRPDVVPQIMSLCLKSGNATIFKGGSEALNSNRTIFDILVTAMENTEGIPGGAFQLMETREEVMDLLAQDEYIDLLIPRGSNDFVKFIQNNTRISVLGHADGICHAYVDNKANLHKAYDVCFDSKVQYPAVCNAMETLLINREIAGDFMPEMIKRYEDAGVELRFDEGSYTLAENLGFKNLKKATEEDWKTEYNELILSVKLVDSIEEAINHINSYGSHHTDAIITEDEAKRKQFIDLVDSSSVMVNASTRFADGFRYGKGAEVGISTNKIHARGPVGMEGLVIYKYVLLGNGDKVADYAGDEPKPFTHRLLDKELSDVLDN from the coding sequence ATGGCTACAGAGATAGAAAAGAAAGTAATGGAAGCAAAGATAGCCTCCATTACACTTGCAAGTGTGGACACTCGGACAAAGGACAGGGCTCTTGAAGCCATGGCCAACGCACTTGACGAAAACCGCGACAGGATATTAGAAGCAAACAAGGCTGACCTCGAAGAAGCCGAAAAGATGATGGCTGAAGGCAAGCTCTCACAGGCGCTCGTAGACCGCCTTAAGGTCAGCAATTCAAAGATCGACGGAATGATCAGCGGTATTCGCGATGTTATTAAACTGGAAGACCCTTCCGGAAAAACACTCCGGACACTCGAACTTGACACCGGTCTGGACCTCTATCAGGTAAGCTGCCCCATCGGCCTTATAGGAGTGATCTTCGAATCCCGTCCTGACGTTGTCCCGCAGATCATGTCACTTTGCTTAAAGAGCGGGAACGCTACCATATTCAAAGGCGGCAGTGAAGCACTCAACTCCAACCGTACAATATTTGACATACTTGTCACAGCCATGGAAAACACAGAAGGAATACCAGGCGGAGCATTCCAGCTCATGGAAACAAGGGAAGAGGTAATGGACCTCCTTGCACAGGATGAATACATCGATCTCCTGATCCCACGTGGCTCCAATGATTTCGTGAAGTTCATACAGAACAATACCAGGATCTCGGTCCTCGGACATGCAGATGGCATATGCCATGCCTATGTGGACAATAAAGCGAACCTGCACAAAGCATACGATGTGTGCTTCGACTCAAAGGTGCAGTACCCTGCAGTGTGCAATGCCATGGAAACATTGCTGATAAACAGGGAGATAGCAGGGGATTTCATGCCTGAAATGATCAAAAGGTACGAGGATGCAGGAGTTGAACTCCGTTTTGACGAGGGCTCATATACACTTGCAGAAAATCTTGGCTTTAAGAACCTCAAAAAAGCAACCGAGGAAGACTGGAAGACCGAATATAATGAACTTATACTTTCAGTAAAGCTGGTCGATTCCATTGAAGAAGCGATCAACCACATTAACAGCTATGGATCCCACCACACAGATGCGATAATCACAGAAGATGAAGCAAAAAGAAAGCAGTTCATCGACCTTGTGGACTCTTCAAGTGTAATGGTCAATGCATCCACAAGATTTGCAGACGGGTTCCGCTACGGAAAAGGTGCAGAGGTAGGAATCAGCACTAACAAGATACATGCACGCGGCCCGGTTGGAATGGAAGGACTGGTCATTTACAAGTACGTCCTGTTAGGTAACGGGGACAAGGTAGCAGATTATGCCGGAGATGAACCAAAGCCATTTACCCACAGGTTGCTTGACAAAGAACTATCTGACGTTCTGGACAACTGA
- the proB gene encoding glutamate 5-kinase — protein MINRKEILGDAEKIVIKLGTTSISREDGSLNTEFMEKVAAQVAELHNAGKKVILVSSGSIGIGIEILNLNCRPKEIPVRQAAAAVGQGFLMQHWMEAFRKYDLNVAQILLTYDSFTNRLTYLNLRNSISTLLSYGVIPIINENDPICVHEIEATLGDNDKLSAMVASKTEADVLMLLTDINGLYNKNPKRHDDAVLLNTVEEITPTIESYGGSPTSMKGVGGMRTKIAAAKICNMAGCYMVIANSNVDNVISRVLSGENIGTLFLANQFVHKNRIRWIILGKASGIIKVDSGAKKAISNSMSLLPSGVLEVEGAFDRGDIVKLECNGEVFGKGITDYTSEELKSIKGKHTDMIAEILGYKNYDHVIKKENIGLLK, from the coding sequence TTGATCAACAGAAAAGAGATACTTGGTGATGCTGAGAAAATAGTAATCAAGCTAGGTACGACCTCGATCAGCAGGGAAGATGGAAGCCTTAATACGGAATTTATGGAAAAGGTCGCAGCACAGGTCGCAGAGCTGCACAATGCCGGAAAGAAGGTAATACTGGTAAGTTCCGGTTCTATCGGGATCGGGATCGAGATACTGAACCTCAACTGCCGTCCAAAGGAGATTCCTGTACGGCAGGCAGCTGCTGCTGTGGGGCAGGGTTTCCTGATGCAGCACTGGATGGAAGCTTTCCGCAAATATGACCTCAACGTAGCGCAGATACTTCTGACATACGACTCATTCACTAACAGATTAACATACCTCAACCTGAGGAACAGTATCTCCACACTATTGAGCTACGGAGTTATTCCGATCATCAACGAAAACGACCCGATATGTGTTCATGAGATCGAGGCTACCCTTGGTGACAATGACAAGCTCTCCGCAATGGTCGCAAGTAAAACAGAAGCAGACGTACTGATGTTACTAACCGACATAAACGGGCTCTACAATAAGAACCCAAAACGTCATGATGACGCAGTACTGTTAAACACCGTTGAAGAGATCACACCTACCATTGAAAGCTATGGCGGAAGCCCCACCAGCATGAAAGGGGTTGGAGGCATGCGCACAAAGATAGCAGCTGCAAAGATCTGCAATATGGCAGGCTGCTACATGGTCATTGCGAACAGCAATGTTGACAATGTGATCAGCAGGGTGCTCTCCGGAGAGAACATCGGAACACTCTTTCTCGCAAACCAGTTCGTTCACAAGAACCGTATACGCTGGATCATACTCGGGAAAGCCTCCGGCATCATTAAAGTCGATTCCGGAGCTAAAAAGGCCATATCCAATAGTATGAGCCTTCTCCCATCAGGAGTTCTTGAAGTAGAAGGAGCCTTTGACAGAGGCGATATCGTTAAGCTGGAGTGTAACGGAGAAGTGTTTGGAAAAGGCATTACAGATTACACATCTGAAGAACTCAAGTCTATCAAAGGAAAACACACGGATATGATAGCTGAGATACTTGGATATAAGAACTATGACCACGTGATCAAGAAAGAGAACATCGGTCTTCTCAAATAA
- a CDS encoding sensor histidine kinase — protein sequence MKSKAQENNGRSKPKVLVVEASDQDVESLSLVLSEDYDVIRATRGHEALSIVENEDPELVLLGNDLPDMEGDKIFKAIKGKLSNELIPVIVVTSLFENEEKTKAIKENADEILIKPVDELELTTRVRSLLRMRHLHDELVKERDEVQTYIDVAGSIIGVVDRNFKVTLVNQKACDVLGYSKEEVMGQNWFDIFVPEYIREDIKKGYRGVINGVIEPPEFSEKPIVTRNRGERWVLWHDVILRDDDMNIVGTISSGDDITERKLAENAMEEANTELKLLDNIKDQFLTNLNYELRTPLISIKGFCELLMEEQLGTINDSQKNALDTVLRNTERLRHLIDSLLYVSGERSQEIKYNIIPLYPARLIEDIIEDRALYMQKKELTIENNVPKNLPAILGDMEHLERMFTHLLDNAIKFTQTGGKITVSASHYDDTVEIKITDTGIGIPEDILPNIFSNFYQADGSTRRKYGGTGVGLHICKKIIEAHMGEIFVESEEGTGTTFTVLLPV from the coding sequence ATGAAATCAAAAGCTCAGGAAAACAATGGAAGATCAAAACCAAAGGTCCTTGTTGTAGAAGCAAGTGACCAGGATGTTGAAAGCCTGAGTCTTGTTCTTTCAGAGGACTACGATGTTATCAGGGCCACCAGAGGTCATGAAGCCCTTAGCATAGTGGAAAACGAAGATCCTGAACTTGTCCTTCTTGGAAATGACCTTCCCGACATGGAAGGGGATAAAATCTTTAAAGCGATAAAAGGAAAGCTCAGCAATGAGCTGATCCCTGTTATAGTTGTCACATCCCTTTTTGAAAATGAAGAAAAGACAAAGGCCATTAAGGAAAATGCAGATGAGATACTCATAAAGCCTGTTGATGAGCTTGAACTTACAACACGCGTACGTTCACTACTACGCATGCGCCATCTGCATGATGAACTTGTCAAAGAGAGAGACGAGGTTCAAACCTATATTGATGTCGCGGGTTCGATCATAGGAGTCGTTGACAGGAACTTCAAGGTAACCCTCGTAAACCAGAAGGCCTGTGATGTCCTCGGTTATTCAAAAGAAGAGGTCATGGGACAGAACTGGTTCGATATATTCGTACCTGAATACATAAGGGAAGATATTAAAAAAGGCTACAGAGGAGTCATTAATGGTGTCATTGAACCTCCGGAGTTCTCAGAGAAACCTATCGTTACCAGAAACAGAGGAGAAAGATGGGTACTCTGGCATGACGTCATCCTCCGTGATGATGATATGAACATCGTAGGAACTATTAGTTCCGGTGATGATATCACAGAAAGGAAGCTTGCAGAGAATGCAATGGAAGAGGCAAACACTGAACTCAAATTGCTCGACAACATAAAGGACCAGTTCCTGACAAACCTTAATTATGAGCTAAGGACGCCACTGATCTCCATAAAAGGCTTCTGCGAACTATTGATGGAAGAGCAACTTGGAACAATAAACGATTCTCAGAAAAATGCTCTTGATACAGTCCTGAGGAATACAGAGAGACTAAGACACCTTATAGATTCACTCCTCTACGTGAGCGGGGAGCGCTCCCAGGAGATAAAATATAACATCATTCCACTCTACCCCGCAAGGCTCATCGAGGATATCATTGAAGATCGTGCCCTTTATATGCAAAAGAAGGAACTTACGATCGAAAATAATGTGCCAAAGAACCTTCCTGCAATATTGGGAGATATGGAACATCTGGAAAGGATGTTCACACACCTTCTCGACAACGCAATAAAGTTCACACAAACCGGAGGAAAGATCACAGTTTCAGCATCCCACTATGACGACACCGTCGAAATCAAAATAACGGATACAGGGATAGGAATCCCGGAGGATATCCTGCCTAACATATTCAGCAACTTCTATCAGGCCGACGGGTCTACCAGAAGAAAGTATGGAGGCACAGGTGTTGGACTTCATATCTGTAAAAAGATCATTGAAGCACATATGGGAGAGATCTTTGTCGAGAGTGAAGAAGGAACAGGCACTACGTTTACCGTCCTGCTTCCTGTATGA
- a CDS encoding AI-2E family transporter gives MRKERSVKMILALLAIIILAVVLSYALIPYINAFLGAFILYVIFKPVYCLLTERFKLRKDVSAITVMLLSLIVVFIPLYFLFVSIVGELGGVINSIIANISYVEIIENIEYLDEVLPDLEIQDKLINVVSTAGSYLSGYLLSALQNIGGYVISLIIMFFLLYYLFTSTNTGFDTKIKEYVPFNNRNTDKILSELKNVIQSTLIATLLIAVLQGSLLGLTFYAVGIEGATLWGVATAVLSFVPLIGSPIIWIPATIIQIALKNYVAAVAIFIMGLIISNIDNLLRPFIQKKVGAMHPFVSLLGIFTGIYLFGIIGIIVGPLLISTFLLILKMFNEEYLQE, from the coding sequence ATGAGAAAAGAGCGATCTGTAAAGATGATCTTAGCACTCCTGGCCATAATCATACTTGCAGTTGTGTTAAGCTACGCACTGATACCCTACATCAATGCTTTTCTTGGGGCATTCATTCTTTACGTGATCTTCAAACCGGTTTATTGCCTGCTTACAGAACGATTTAAACTTCGAAAGGATGTATCTGCAATTACTGTGATGCTGCTTTCATTGATAGTTGTATTTATACCACTTTACTTCCTGTTCGTATCCATTGTCGGAGAACTTGGAGGTGTGATAAACAGCATAATAGCCAATATCAGCTATGTTGAGATCATAGAGAACATAGAATATCTGGATGAAGTTCTGCCAGACCTGGAAATTCAGGATAAACTCATCAACGTGGTTTCAACTGCAGGTTCATATCTGAGCGGATATCTCCTATCAGCACTACAGAACATCGGTGGATACGTCATATCCCTCATCATAATGTTCTTTTTGCTATACTACCTATTCACATCCACGAACACTGGTTTTGATACAAAGATTAAGGAATACGTCCCATTTAACAACAGGAACACAGACAAGATTCTGAGCGAGCTCAAGAACGTAATACAATCCACCCTTATTGCCACATTGCTTATAGCAGTCCTTCAGGGATCACTATTAGGCCTGACGTTCTATGCAGTAGGCATAGAAGGTGCAACACTCTGGGGAGTTGCCACTGCAGTACTGTCATTTGTCCCGTTGATAGGCTCACCCATCATATGGATACCTGCCACCATTATACAGATAGCATTGAAGAATTACGTTGCAGCCGTTGCGATCTTCATAATGGGACTTATCATCAGCAACATCGATAATCTCCTCAGACCTTTCATCCAGAAAAAAGTAGGGGCCATGCACCCATTCGTGTCCCTTCTTGGAATATTTACAGGAATCTACCTTTTCGGCATCATCGGTATTATTGTTGGGCCACTCCTGATATCAACATTCCTTCTGATATTGAAAATGTTCAATGAGGAATATCTTCAGGAATGA
- a CDS encoding PHP domain-containing protein, producing MRIDLHVHSCFSKDSNASLDSILEHAKKNGLDGIAICDHDTREGGLACVKRAKELGSDIIVIPGIEVTSSKGHILVLDPDGDIESGMTPEKTIERARELGAVVIIPHPFKITSHGIGYVEGLDADAVEVLNSRCVTGGANNKAKRVTGELGMPQVGGSDAHEVKMVGCSYTEVDASERTPEAVLQAIRDGKVTFGGHRTPVSYVLKQVIVGRIKKAKLALGIRTG from the coding sequence ATGCGTATTGATCTTCACGTTCATTCCTGCTTTTCAAAAGATAGCAATGCCAGCTTAGACTCCATTCTTGAACATGCAAAGAAGAATGGTCTGGATGGGATTGCTATATGTGATCACGATACACGTGAGGGGGGCCTTGCATGTGTTAAAAGGGCAAAGGAACTGGGTTCTGATATTATTGTGATCCCGGGTATAGAAGTTACTTCTTCTAAAGGTCATATCCTTGTACTTGATCCCGATGGGGACATTGAATCGGGTATGACTCCTGAGAAGACCATAGAGCGTGCAAGGGAACTTGGTGCAGTTGTGATAATTCCCCATCCTTTCAAGATCACCTCGCATGGTATTGGCTATGTTGAAGGGCTCGATGCTGATGCTGTGGAGGTGCTTAACTCCAGGTGTGTTACAGGAGGTGCCAACAACAAGGCAAAAAGAGTAACCGGGGAACTTGGTATGCCACAGGTGGGTGGCAGTGATGCACACGAAGTGAAGATGGTAGGCTGCTCCTATACTGAGGTTGATGCTTCAGAAAGGACCCCTGAAGCCGTGCTTCAGGCCATACGTGATGGGAAGGTAACTTTCGGAGGCCACAGAACTCCTGTTTCCTATGTTTTAAAACAGGTGATAGTTGGTAGGATCAAAAAGGCTAAGCTTGCTTTAGGGATCCGGACCGGATAA
- the hflX gene encoding GTPase HflX, translated as MRKAIVVQRNDPNADEAENERKLAELKELAHASDYTVVGSMIQSRYPDRKYQIGRGKVDELAELVEALEAEKVIFNNQLSTTQIYNISETCKCEVMDRFQLILEIFAARATTRRAKLQVELAKLQYELPKAKSIVSLLKKEERPGFMGLGGYEDSYEQDIKKRIVRIRTELMHSCKGSESLRTFRHERGFSLVALAGYTNAGKSTLFQLLVKEGTIVEDMLFTTLSPTTRSLTINQRKVLLTDTVGFIEDLPHWMVDAFRSTLDEIFLADVILLVVDMSDPVDVIRQKLAVSHDIFWKRTGGAAIVTALNKTDLLPDEELQEKLDAISYLAPNPVMISAVSGQGIDELKQLLYKKLPKWGHSHISIPMSEEGMSVVSWLYDEGIVHSIEYGDSIIMEIEARNEIIQKVKQFEIS; from the coding sequence ATGAGAAAAGCCATTGTTGTCCAGCGTAATGACCCGAATGCCGATGAGGCTGAGAATGAGCGAAAGCTGGCAGAACTTAAAGAGCTGGCACATGCTTCCGATTATACTGTAGTTGGATCAATGATACAATCACGTTATCCTGACAGGAAGTACCAGATAGGCCGTGGAAAGGTGGACGAGCTTGCAGAGCTTGTGGAAGCCCTGGAGGCTGAGAAGGTTATCTTTAACAACCAGCTTTCAACTACCCAGATCTATAATATTTCCGAAACCTGCAAGTGTGAAGTGATGGACAGGTTCCAGCTCATCCTTGAGATATTTGCTGCACGGGCTACCACCAGACGTGCAAAACTGCAGGTGGAGCTTGCAAAATTACAATATGAGCTTCCTAAGGCGAAATCCATTGTTTCCCTGCTCAAGAAGGAAGAGCGACCGGGGTTTATGGGTCTTGGGGGTTATGAGGATTCCTATGAGCAGGACATAAAGAAAAGGATAGTCAGGATCAGGACCGAGCTCATGCACTCCTGCAAGGGAAGCGAATCCCTTCGGACCTTCAGGCATGAGAGGGGTTTTTCTCTTGTGGCACTGGCAGGATATACGAATGCAGGTAAAAGTACCCTTTTCCAGTTGCTTGTGAAAGAGGGGACAATAGTGGAGGACATGCTCTTTACCACACTGTCCCCTACAACACGTTCTCTTACGATCAACCAGCGCAAGGTCCTCCTGACAGACACTGTTGGGTTTATTGAGGATCTCCCGCACTGGATGGTGGACGCTTTCAGGTCAACCCTTGATGAGATCTTCCTGGCCGATGTTATCCTTCTTGTGGTTGACATGAGCGATCCTGTTGATGTCATCAGACAAAAGCTGGCGGTAAGTCATGATATATTCTGGAAGAGGACCGGAGGTGCTGCGATAGTCACAGCTCTCAATAAGACCGATCTGCTACCAGATGAGGAACTGCAGGAGAAACTGGATGCTATTAGTTACCTTGCTCCGAATCCGGTGATGATCTCCGCAGTGTCGGGTCAGGGCATTGATGAACTTAAGCAGCTTCTGTACAAAAAATTGCCTAAATGGGGACATTCGCATATTTCCATTCCCATGTCCGAAGAAGGCATGTCTGTGGTCTCATGGCTTTATGATGAAGGAATAGTTCATTCTATCGAATACGGTGACTCTATCATTATGGAAATAGAGGCACGAAATGAGATCATTCAAAAAGTAAAACAATTCGAAATCTCCTGA
- a CDS encoding DUF2209 domain-containing protein: MFPIIAVDISGRHRIGQGYYMVCAAVAVDVSASHIESVSQIAIKPFLTASPPGVADVVSIIETTVAEIKYPGTIIVEHGDLYNQPEWLSQKMFSREFKYQESLSERLAIEFAHHVSLSSRNLLMKELGID; this comes from the coding sequence ATGTTTCCAATAATAGCCGTTGATATCTCAGGTCGTCACAGGATAGGACAGGGTTACTACATGGTCTGTGCTGCTGTTGCGGTCGATGTGTCTGCAAGTCATATCGAATCAGTATCCCAGATCGCCATCAAACCGTTCCTGACCGCTTCACCACCCGGTGTTGCTGATGTTGTCAGTATCATCGAAACAACTGTCGCTGAGATCAAGTATCCAGGCACCATCATAGTGGAGCACGGAGATCTTTACAACCAGCCGGAGTGGCTTTCACAGAAAATGTTCTCTCGTGAGTTCAAGTATCAGGAATCCCTGAGTGAAAGGCTGGCTATAGAATTTGCCCACCATGTATCCCTGAGTTCGAGAAATCTTCTTATGAAGGAATTGGGTATTGATTGA
- a CDS encoding flippase-like domain-containing protein, translating into MIYVNNLRKWLSISLLISAISIVLVMLYTIDPQTLDLIHNIRPEFLLAAVFLHLSSFIFWGLRTRSMCGSLGFKVGILRSIEIVTSSTFLASVTPSSIGGEPLRIHLLNQDDVPVGNATAVVLGERLLDGILIMIAAPIALHLFRRAISISGLDIVIMAGELGLVFVFMMVLYAVWHPHQTRKTLKSLLHRIAGLLGKGEDPRLDRVMGKLDMIIEDFHYSMAFFVTKGHKGLLFGSIYTILFWLVEFAMVPVILMGLNQPPSILISFAAQVLLMILLVIPLTPGSSGVAELGATSLFSVFVPAYMVGIVVVAWRVFTLYMNLIVGGFVSFKILKDTDYIRNMMK; encoded by the coding sequence ATGATATATGTGAACAATTTAAGAAAATGGCTCTCAATTTCACTTCTCATAAGTGCTATTTCCATTGTTCTTGTCATGCTCTATACGATAGATCCCCAGACACTGGACCTTATCCATAATATCAGGCCGGAGTTCCTGCTGGCTGCAGTTTTCCTGCACCTGAGCTCCTTCATATTCTGGGGCCTGCGCACAAGGTCTATGTGTGGTTCACTTGGTTTTAAGGTAGGTATCTTAAGGTCGATCGAGATAGTAACATCAAGTACTTTCCTTGCATCCGTTACTCCTTCATCAATAGGGGGGGAACCACTGAGGATACATCTTCTCAACCAGGACGATGTCCCTGTTGGGAACGCTACAGCTGTCGTACTTGGGGAAAGGTTGCTTGACGGTATCCTGATAATGATAGCAGCTCCCATAGCATTGCACCTGTTCCGAAGGGCGATATCGATTTCCGGTCTGGACATAGTGATAATGGCCGGTGAACTGGGCCTGGTATTTGTGTTTATGATGGTCCTATATGCGGTATGGCATCCCCATCAGACCAGGAAAACGCTTAAGTCCCTGCTTCATCGGATCGCAGGCCTCCTGGGTAAAGGGGAGGATCCCCGTCTGGACAGGGTCATGGGGAAACTGGATATGATCATCGAGGACTTCCACTATAGCATGGCATTCTTTGTAACCAAAGGGCATAAAGGACTGCTATTTGGAAGTATCTACACCATCCTCTTCTGGCTTGTCGAGTTTGCCATGGTTCCTGTGATCCTCATGGGGTTGAATCAGCCGCCATCGATCCTGATCTCCTTTGCTGCCCAGGTGCTGCTCATGATCCTTCTGGTAATTCCGTTAACTCCGGGTTCAAGCGGTGTTGCAGAGCTTGGTGCAACTTCCCTGTTCTCGGTATTCGTTCCGGCTTATATGGTTGGGATCGTTGTCGTGGCATGGCGTGTCTTCACGCTTTACATGAACCTTATTGTAGGCGGATTTGTGAGCTTTAAAATACTAAAGGACACAGATTATATCCGAAACATGATGAAATGA
- a CDS encoding CTP--2,3-di-O-geranylgeranyl-sn-glycero-1-phosphate cytidyltransferase gives MLIVIIYYYSGKELTLDLLTLVLCCFLVIEYFRVEKEIKIPIFWKLYRSKEKNKLSGNIQFLIGSIIVISVFPKEVASAAILMTTFGDSAAALIGISYGKNWIKGLPDRAWEGVLSEFLVNLGIGYLFLSNWIVALTMALAATIVETLTYKLDDNLMIPLFSGLAGYLILIAYSSF, from the coding sequence TTGCTTATTGTCATAATATACTACTATTCTGGAAAAGAGCTCACACTTGATCTTTTGACACTGGTGCTTTGCTGTTTCCTTGTAATAGAATATTTCCGGGTGGAAAAAGAAATTAAAATTCCGATCTTCTGGAAACTTTACCGTTCAAAGGAAAAGAACAAACTGAGTGGAAATATACAATTCCTGATCGGAAGTATCATCGTCATAAGCGTGTTTCCAAAGGAGGTTGCATCTGCAGCAATATTAATGACAACTTTCGGAGATAGTGCAGCTGCCCTTATAGGAATAAGCTATGGCAAAAACTGGATAAAAGGCCTGCCTGACAGGGCATGGGAAGGAGTACTTTCCGAGTTCCTGGTGAATCTGGGCATTGGCTACCTGTTCCTCTCAAACTGGATAGTAGCTTTAACAATGGCTTTAGCAGCCACAATAGTTGAAACCCTGACATACAAACTGGACGATAACCTAATGATACCTCTATTTTCAGGTCTTGCCGGATATCTCATTCTGATCGCATATTCTTCGTTTTGA